The following DNA comes from Mycobacterium sp. MS1601.
GCGACGGCGGCGTCGGCAGTTCGGATGCCGCCGCTGGCCTTGATGCCGAGGCGACCACCCACGGTGTCCGCCATCACCGAGATGGCGGACAGGGACGCGCCGCCGGCCGGGTGGAAACCGGTGGAGGTCTTCACGAAGTCGGCGCCCGCGGCTTCGGCCGCTCGGCACACCGCAGCCAGGGTGCCGGCGTCGGCCAGGCTCAGCAGTACGGCCGACTCGACGATCACCTTGAGCACCGCGTCCGGGATGGCGGCCTTGACCGTTGCGATATCGGCCTCGACGGCGGCGATGTCGCCGGACAGCGCGGCACCCACGTCGATCACCATGTCCACCTCGACCGCACCGTCGCGGACGGCGAGCTGTGCCTCGGCGGCCTTGACCGCCGACGCGTGTTTACCGGACGGGAAGCCGGCGACGGTGGCGACGGGCAGAGTGCCCACGGCCGCCGGCACCAGCGACGGTGACACACACACCGCGTAGACACCCAGATCGGCGGCCTCTTTGACCACAGCCGCCACATCGGCTTCGGTGGCTTCGGGTTTGAGCAGGGTGTGGTCCACCAGCGCGGCCACCTGCGCACGCGTCCATGCCATCAGAACGGCTCTTCGCTACCGCCGGGGTTGCAGTTGGCCTCGTACATCTCGGCGTCGGTGACAACGGGTCGCCACGGCTCCAGGTTCCAGCTGACCTTGCCGGGCTCGAGCAGCTCGGCAAAAGCCCAGTGGCACAGGAACTGCTCGCGCATACCGGCAATGGCGGCATCGGGCGCCAACGACAGCACCTCGGCCCAGGCGGCTTCGCCCGTGCTGCGGTGCCCGATCCCCGAACCGGAGCGGCCAGCCGTCGTGGGGTACACCCGCAGACTGGAGAGATCACCCCATTTGGCCCACTCGACATGGGAGACGTACGGCGTGGCCTGGGCAGGCGGGGCCAGCATCAGGGCGGCGAACACAGTGCTGGTGGCTGCCAACGCAGCCAGAGAACGTGGCATGGGTCTAGCGCGACTTTCCCTGGATCTCAAGCAGTTTGGGGCGGACATCCACCAGGTAGACACCTGCGGCGCACGCGGCGATGGCCGAGCCGAAACCGGGACCCATGACGACCGCGAGCAACAAAGCAACACCCAGGATGATCAGCCACACCGGCTTGGTCAGCTTGTCCACCGCGGTGTAGGCGTCGGGACGTTGCAGAGCGGCGTGCACCAACGCATACAGCGTTGCGATCAGCACACCGACATGCACTGCATACAGGACGAGACCCGCCACACCTTGAAGCATCACAGCCCCAAGCGTAGGCGGGTCTCATACCGTGCGTCGAGTTGCTTACTTCTGGGTGACCTTCTTGGCCGGAGCCT
Coding sequences within:
- a CDS encoding DUF2599 domain-containing protein gives rise to the protein MPRSLAALAATSTVFAALMLAPPAQATPYVSHVEWAKWGDLSSLRVYPTTAGRSGSGIGHRSTGEAAWAEVLSLAPDAAIAGMREQFLCHWAFAELLEPGKVSWNLEPWRPVVTDAEMYEANCNPGGSEEPF
- the deoC gene encoding deoxyribose-phosphate aldolase, with product MAWTRAQVAALVDHTLLKPEATEADVAAVVKEAADLGVYAVCVSPSLVPAAVGTLPVATVAGFPSGKHASAVKAAEAQLAVRDGAVEVDMVIDVGAALSGDIAAVEADIATVKAAIPDAVLKVIVESAVLLSLADAGTLAAVCRAAEAAGADFVKTSTGFHPAGGASLSAISVMADTVGGRLGIKASGGIRTADAAVALLDAGATRLGLSASRDVLDGLG
- a CDS encoding DUF2516 family protein, whose product is MLQGVAGLVLYAVHVGVLIATLYALVHAALQRPDAYTAVDKLTKPVWLIILGVALLLAVVMGPGFGSAIAACAAGVYLVDVRPKLLEIQGKSR